In Methylacidiphilum infernorum V4, a single window of DNA contains:
- a CDS encoding ABC transporter ATP-binding protein, with protein sequence MNNPIITVRNVSKYYNNGEVQTVALREANLDIYPGQSVALVGPSGCGKSTLLHLIAGIDSPSQGEIYVDGHPFHALKEEKLARLRGQIIGIVFQFFNLLPTLSVIENVMLPALLQGVVDLAASKAAKELLAEVGLSHRLSHYPHQLSGGEMQRVALARALIMKPKIILADEPTGNLDSETTERILSLINKLVLEYHLTLLMVTHSLEVAKSADRILNMKDGRLFS encoded by the coding sequence ATGAACAACCCGATCATTACTGTTCGTAATGTTTCCAAGTATTATAATAACGGAGAGGTTCAAACTGTCGCTTTGAGAGAAGCTAATTTAGATATATACCCGGGGCAGTCGGTTGCCCTTGTGGGGCCAAGTGGGTGTGGTAAAAGCACCCTGCTCCATCTTATAGCAGGAATAGATAGTCCTAGCCAAGGAGAAATTTATGTAGACGGTCATCCTTTCCATGCTTTAAAGGAGGAAAAATTGGCCCGTTTAAGAGGCCAAATCATCGGCATTGTATTCCAATTTTTTAATCTTCTGCCTACCCTTTCTGTCATAGAAAACGTGATGCTTCCCGCGCTTTTACAAGGAGTTGTCGATCTTGCAGCCTCTAAAGCAGCAAAAGAATTACTCGCAGAGGTAGGACTTTCTCATAGGCTTTCTCATTATCCCCATCAGCTTTCCGGAGGAGAAATGCAAAGGGTTGCCCTTGCCCGGGCCTTGATTATGAAGCCCAAGATCATATTAGCTGACGAACCTACCGGCAACTTGGATTCAGAAACCACCGAAAGAATCCTCTCTTTGATCAACAAGCTGGTTTTGGAATATCATTTGACCCTTCTCATGGTCACCCACAGTCTTGAAGTAGCGAAGTCAGCAGACAGGATATTAAATATGAAAGATGGGCGGCTTTTCTCTTAG
- a CDS encoding energy transducer TonB, whose translation MSLTSPAPKNKELKGRNLFWTVFLLVLAVHFSLILAFFVIHSLKKTNQPKISYFNIESSSLTHSTHGPSKDFPLTEKPKGSKNEEHPKHSSPSRPKDIHSPPLAETAEKSISNKPVTKKTALQKESRKDPSKLQKQHTVIPNLREVSRTIPENPQAPSVEGKEAREAQNQGLSPSYYYALIREKLYSLWDQPVDLLGLGLLAVVEITVDDDGGIAQYKLLQSSGNEKFDQSTLLAVERLGNIGERRPSDVPKVITVKFQMEK comes from the coding sequence ATGTCTTTGACCTCTCCTGCTCCAAAAAATAAAGAATTGAAGGGTAGAAATCTCTTCTGGACGGTATTCTTGCTCGTTTTAGCCGTTCATTTCAGCCTCATCTTAGCCTTTTTTGTTATCCATTCCTTGAAAAAAACAAACCAACCCAAGATCTCCTATTTTAATATCGAGTCTTCTTCTCTTACCCATTCCACTCACGGCCCCTCCAAGGATTTTCCTCTAACAGAAAAACCAAAAGGATCAAAGAATGAAGAACATCCTAAGCATTCTTCCCCATCCCGACCCAAGGATATCCATTCTCCTCCTCTTGCTGAAACTGCTGAAAAAAGTATTTCTAATAAACCAGTAACAAAAAAAACCGCTCTCCAAAAAGAATCAAGGAAAGACCCCTCAAAGCTGCAAAAGCAACATACCGTCATCCCCAACCTGAGGGAAGTGAGTCGAACTATCCCAGAAAATCCCCAGGCTCCTTCTGTTGAAGGAAAGGAAGCTCGAGAAGCTCAAAACCAGGGCCTCTCCCCTTCCTATTACTATGCACTTATACGTGAAAAACTCTATTCCCTTTGGGACCAGCCGGTTGACTTACTCGGTCTAGGGCTCTTGGCCGTTGTGGAAATAACTGTTGACGACGATGGCGGCATTGCTCAATACAAACTTCTTCAAAGCTCGGGCAACGAAAAATTTGATCAAAGCACGTTACTTGCCGTAGAAAGACTTGGAAACATTGGAGAAAGGCGGCCGTCTGATGTTCCCAAGGTCATTACGGTCAAATTTCAGATGGAAAAATGA
- a CDS encoding PD40 domain-containing protein, with translation MISLLPCLCFLIFLSSGLLYAQVEVTGGKVRVFLEQFQGKDAENCRKIVSRDLLQTLLVEVSPEENQRYEITARLSDKALEGILVDKVKKRELLHKSFVGAEMRQSAHLFSDALLEALTGIKGFSSCKIAFISSETGFKELYMMDMDGEGLQRLTADKTISAHPRWSHDHSMIAYTSYKSGYPDVYIIKLAKHSRIRFSFFPGVNSGASFSPDDQNIALTLSKDGNPEIYIMGIDGGPPRQLTRNRATNTSPCWSPDGKQIVYTSDERGSIQLYIISAEGGQPKRLITGNTYSSEPDWSADGQKIAFSARIGGQFQIGIFNLNTNQASILTTQGGEDPSWTPNSRHLVYASQGSLYLMDTVSRQSIKLNCELKHCSEPSVSP, from the coding sequence ATGATCTCTCTTTTGCCCTGCCTTTGTTTTCTTATCTTTCTTTCGAGCGGCTTGCTTTATGCTCAAGTCGAAGTAACCGGCGGAAAAGTGAGAGTTTTTTTAGAACAATTCCAGGGAAAAGACGCTGAAAACTGTCGTAAAATCGTTTCTAGAGACTTACTTCAAACTCTCCTGGTCGAGGTCAGTCCCGAGGAAAACCAACGCTACGAAATAACCGCTCGGCTTTCCGATAAAGCCCTGGAAGGAATACTCGTAGATAAAGTCAAAAAACGGGAACTTCTTCATAAGAGTTTTGTCGGCGCAGAGATGCGCCAGTCCGCCCATCTTTTTTCTGATGCTCTGCTCGAGGCCCTAACCGGGATTAAAGGTTTTTCTAGTTGCAAAATCGCCTTTATATCTTCAGAAACAGGTTTTAAGGAACTCTACATGATGGACATGGATGGGGAAGGACTTCAGCGGTTAACGGCCGATAAAACCATTAGCGCCCATCCCAGGTGGAGCCATGATCATTCCATGATCGCCTATACCTCTTATAAAAGCGGATACCCGGATGTTTACATCATCAAACTGGCTAAACATTCAAGAATCCGATTCTCCTTTTTCCCCGGGGTTAATTCCGGGGCTTCCTTTTCACCCGATGATCAAAATATAGCACTTACCTTAAGCAAAGATGGAAATCCTGAAATTTACATCATGGGGATAGACGGGGGTCCTCCTCGGCAACTGACTCGAAATAGGGCCACCAACACTTCTCCCTGCTGGTCTCCAGATGGCAAACAGATCGTATACACCTCGGATGAAAGAGGGAGTATTCAGCTCTACATTATTTCCGCCGAAGGGGGACAACCCAAAAGGTTAATTACGGGCAATACTTATAGTTCAGAGCCGGACTGGTCGGCTGACGGGCAAAAAATTGCATTCAGCGCAAGGATAGGGGGCCAATTCCAAATTGGGATCTTCAATTTAAACACCAACCAAGCCTCTATTTTGACGACGCAAGGCGGAGAAGATCCTTCATGGACTCCAAATTCCCGCCATTTAGTCTATGCCTCGCAAGGCTCCCTTTATTTAATGGATACGGTAAGCAGGCAATCGATCAAGCTTAACTGCGAACTTAAGCATTGCAGCGAGCCTTCCGTTTCTCCTTAA
- a CDS encoding ExbD/TolR family protein, with amino-acid sequence MKKFSDRWRYSSFSELNVTPMLDFAFSLLIIFLITTPLFEQNLDIALPTLDSQQQNASPHPLVIQINKMGKIFFNDRPIDKKELEVILLERINKDPHLTVSLKMDKDTRYEEFLPFMEFLEKLGIKRIGLVHIPNEK; translated from the coding sequence ATGAAAAAATTTTCGGATCGGTGGCGTTATTCCAGTTTTTCGGAATTAAACGTAACCCCTATGCTCGATTTTGCCTTCAGTTTGTTGATCATCTTTCTTATAACTACTCCTCTTTTTGAGCAGAACTTGGATATTGCTCTTCCCACGCTTGACTCCCAACAACAAAATGCCTCCCCGCATCCTTTAGTGATTCAAATCAACAAAATGGGCAAAATTTTCTTTAATGACAGGCCCATAGATAAAAAAGAACTCGAAGTCATTCTATTAGAAAGAATAAATAAGGATCCCCATTTAACCGTGTCCCTTAAAATGGATAAAGACACAAGGTATGAAGAATTTTTGCCGTTTATGGAATTTCTTGAGAAGTTGGGAATAAAAAGAATAGGACTTGTCCATATCCCCAATGAAAAATAG
- a CDS encoding lipocalin-like domain-containing protein translates to MLKMLKNRRSHSFSMPFFFFLLLFWNGGGLFFLHADQDWAIVDRPWSWLFPRDHGSHPEFQTEWWYFTGNLYGPKEEPFGFQWTLFRQGVFGSPPLKISRWALRDVYFAHFALSDIQRKKFYAYEKADRGALGLAGATVGDMGGWIRGWELKSKKSTESGSREKFHISAQEEAVAIDLELEAQKPPVLHGENGLSRKADQEGCASYYYSFSRLKTQGLIRVSNKTWKVLGTSWFDHEFTTHSLGKNEVGWDWFAIQLDTDEELMLYCLRTREGGFDLNSGGTWIGKKAIRHLTLRDFKITPTSFWKSPHTAALYPAGWKVQLGDPEMEIEITPKMADQELVLNQLGFLAYWEGAVSVKGKKENNPIHGEGYVELTGYAAPLQDYLGYSFTHAGPSLLK, encoded by the coding sequence ATGCTGAAGATGCTTAAAAACCGCCGTTCTCATTCTTTTTCGATGCCTTTTTTCTTTTTTTTACTCCTCTTTTGGAATGGTGGAGGGCTTTTCTTCCTCCATGCTGATCAAGACTGGGCTATTGTGGACCGACCTTGGTCGTGGTTATTTCCTAGGGATCATGGATCTCATCCTGAATTTCAAACAGAATGGTGGTATTTTACCGGGAATCTTTATGGCCCCAAAGAAGAGCCCTTTGGTTTTCAATGGACATTATTTAGACAGGGTGTTTTCGGTTCTCCCCCTCTAAAAATATCACGGTGGGCTTTGAGGGATGTTTATTTTGCCCATTTCGCCTTGAGCGATATTCAAAGAAAAAAGTTTTATGCCTATGAGAAAGCCGACCGTGGAGCTCTTGGGCTTGCAGGAGCAACCGTTGGGGATATGGGGGGATGGATCCGGGGTTGGGAGCTTAAATCTAAAAAATCCACGGAGAGCGGCTCCAGGGAGAAATTTCATATTTCTGCCCAAGAGGAAGCTGTGGCCATAGACTTGGAGTTGGAGGCCCAAAAACCTCCTGTGTTACACGGTGAAAACGGTTTGAGTAGAAAAGCCGATCAAGAGGGATGCGCTTCTTATTATTATTCTTTTAGCCGGCTTAAAACCCAAGGTTTAATCCGGGTTTCCAATAAAACCTGGAAGGTCCTGGGGACGAGTTGGTTTGATCATGAGTTTACAACCCATTCCTTGGGGAAAAATGAAGTGGGATGGGATTGGTTTGCCATCCAACTCGATACGGATGAAGAACTCATGCTTTATTGCCTTCGAACAAGGGAAGGAGGCTTTGATCTAAACTCCGGAGGAACATGGATAGGGAAAAAAGCGATTCGCCATCTCACTCTCAGGGATTTTAAAATCACTCCAACATCTTTTTGGAAAAGTCCCCATACAGCAGCCCTGTATCCTGCCGGTTGGAAAGTCCAACTGGGCGATCCAGAAATGGAAATAGAAATAACCCCTAAGATGGCCGATCAAGAGCTCGTATTAAACCAACTTGGCTTTCTCGCTTATTGGGAAGGAGCGGTGAGCGTAAAGGGTAAGAAAGAAAACAACCCCATTCATGGTGAAGGTTACGTTGAACTCACCGGTTATGCGGCTCCTTTGCAAGATTACTTAGGATATTCTTTTACTCACGCAGGACCCTCTTTGCTTAAATGA
- a CDS encoding CHASE2 domain-containing protein — MAVLNKGPIEIEKRLLLASILGFLWGSAVGIFFWVGLLNAVEEKIIRLEELLPTPPKASQFILIEIDRIPVDRPWPWPRLEYSLFLRSLIPLTPQSVVMDILFTDRGPRLDSFDETFRSLINRLNRVCFAGAALKTETLVPQQIFFEKFLVRGDPRSLPKYGSVFWPSGDLTEGNPVGINNLGVGTSLKLRSIPLFFQLNENLVPSLSLVASASRMDASIKNSEARLNKAFLLRNSSGQILRRIPLDAEGRMQLRFKHSQSGITHIKYDDFLLYADQMARGIKPAFDLHLIHGKQVWLGLTDPAVVNWVQTDIGKMSPVEIKIEATRQIVQGDFLRRIPKGASFALLFLLAILAPRLFVRCNLMKACWLFFMVLAIVLGLAVSGFVFFNLAFPLASLFLLSLGIILCGLSARYWKFHVINLTPPHLEKVEAILERIEKKYLHNGPHRPHP; from the coding sequence ATGGCTGTTTTAAATAAGGGTCCAATAGAAATAGAAAAAAGGCTTCTCCTTGCCTCTATCCTTGGGTTTTTATGGGGATCGGCCGTTGGTATTTTCTTTTGGGTGGGTTTGTTGAATGCTGTAGAAGAAAAAATCATCCGCCTTGAGGAGTTGTTGCCCACACCACCCAAAGCCAGTCAATTTATATTGATTGAAATTGACAGGATTCCCGTGGACAGGCCTTGGCCGTGGCCGAGACTGGAATATTCTCTTTTTCTCAGGAGTTTGATTCCTCTTACCCCTCAAAGCGTGGTTATGGACATACTTTTTACCGATAGGGGACCAAGGTTAGATAGTTTCGATGAGACGTTCCGTTCTCTTATAAACAGGCTTAACCGGGTATGCTTTGCAGGGGCGGCACTCAAGACGGAGACTTTAGTTCCCCAGCAGATTTTTTTTGAAAAATTTCTTGTTCGAGGTGATCCTCGCTCTTTGCCCAAGTATGGATCGGTTTTTTGGCCTTCTGGTGATCTTACGGAAGGTAATCCGGTAGGGATCAATAATCTTGGGGTGGGAACAAGCCTGAAGTTGAGATCTATTCCTCTTTTTTTTCAACTTAATGAAAACCTTGTTCCTTCTCTCTCCTTGGTTGCTTCGGCTTCCCGGATGGATGCTTCGATAAAAAATTCAGAAGCCCGGTTAAATAAAGCCTTCCTTTTACGCAATTCCAGCGGTCAAATTTTGAGAAGAATACCCCTAGATGCGGAGGGAAGGATGCAGCTTAGGTTCAAGCATTCTCAATCTGGAATAACCCACATCAAGTATGATGATTTTTTGCTTTATGCCGATCAGATGGCACGGGGAATAAAACCCGCTTTCGATCTCCATTTAATCCACGGCAAACAGGTCTGGCTAGGGCTTACCGATCCGGCGGTGGTGAACTGGGTACAGACAGATATAGGCAAGATGAGTCCGGTAGAGATCAAGATAGAAGCAACAAGACAGATCGTGCAAGGAGATTTCTTAAGAAGGATACCTAAGGGAGCATCGTTTGCCCTTCTTTTTTTGCTCGCTATTTTAGCTCCACGATTATTTGTTCGTTGCAATCTAATGAAAGCTTGCTGGCTTTTTTTCATGGTATTGGCAATCGTTTTAGGCTTAGCGGTGAGCGGCTTTGTCTTTTTTAACCTTGCTTTTCCTTTAGCTTCCCTCTTTCTTCTTTCCCTGGGTATTATTTTATGTGGGCTATCTGCCCGGTATTGGAAGTTCCATGTTATAAACTTGACGCCTCCTCACCTGGAAAAGGTGGAAGCCATCTTGGAAAGGATTGAAAAAAAATATTTGCATAACGGACCCCACAGACCCCATCCATGA
- a CDS encoding OmpA family protein, whose translation MKKNLYLTVISAPQPFLVFLFVLIIAAAGCAKHPKGKERPTPEEETLESSPLPSRGEFNPDFDVDYSPLKDQVIYFAFDSAAIPGSERGKIEKIADWMNQHPQLSILLAGHCDERGTEEYNRGLGERRAIAVREYLIGLGISAEKIHTISYGKDRPIAIGHTEADYAKNRRVEAGVIRK comes from the coding sequence ATGAAAAAAAACCTCTACTTAACAGTGATAAGCGCACCTCAACCCTTCCTTGTTTTTCTCTTTGTTTTGATCATAGCTGCTGCCGGTTGTGCCAAGCATCCCAAAGGCAAAGAAAGACCAACCCCAGAAGAAGAAACCCTGGAGAGCTCCCCCTTGCCAAGCCGAGGAGAATTTAACCCTGATTTTGACGTTGATTATTCTCCCCTCAAAGACCAGGTAATCTATTTCGCCTTTGATAGCGCAGCTATTCCCGGCAGCGAAAGAGGAAAAATTGAAAAAATAGCCGATTGGATGAACCAACATCCCCAGCTATCCATTCTCCTTGCCGGCCACTGCGATGAAAGGGGAACCGAAGAATATAACCGTGGCCTTGGAGAAAGGAGGGCGATAGCTGTAAGAGAATACCTAATCGGATTAGGCATTTCAGCCGAAAAAATCCACACGATTTCTTATGGGAAAGATCGACCCATAGCCATAGGACATACCGAGGCCGATTATGCAAAAAACAGGAGAGTGGAAGCTGGAGTCATCCGCAAGTAA
- the trhA gene encoding PAQR family membrane homeostasis protein TrhA — protein sequence MREPFNVYTHVLGSILSVIGIIFLILKKGMGQEIPLDIMVYGFGLLFMFIASSLYHSLNCSSKTLSFLRRLDHCSIFILIAATYTPVIVEAGDKEWRNRLLIFIWMLAAAGIFLKIFFSYPPRVIYTGLYISMGWVGVFFLPKIHLSKIALDYALGGGIVYTAGALGYMLKWPNYVHFNFHNLWHIMVLIGSFFMYLMVYHLNHS from the coding sequence ATGAGGGAACCTTTTAATGTTTATACCCATGTTTTGGGATCTATTCTATCGGTAATAGGGATTATCTTTCTGATTTTAAAAAAGGGAATGGGCCAAGAGATTCCCCTCGATATCATGGTTTATGGCTTTGGTCTTCTATTCATGTTCATAGCCAGCAGCTTATACCATTCTTTGAACTGCTCCTCTAAAACCTTGTCTTTTTTAAGGAGACTAGATCATTGTTCAATTTTTATTTTGATTGCCGCTACCTATACCCCGGTCATCGTTGAAGCGGGGGACAAAGAATGGAGAAATAGGCTGTTGATTTTTATCTGGATGCTAGCAGCGGCAGGTATCTTTCTCAAGATATTTTTTTCTTATCCCCCACGGGTTATATATACCGGCCTTTATATTAGCATGGGCTGGGTAGGGGTTTTTTTCTTGCCCAAAATACATCTTTCCAAGATAGCGTTGGATTACGCTCTGGGAGGAGGAATCGTTTATACTGCCGGAGCATTAGGCTACATGTTGAAATGGCCGAATTATGTCCATTTTAATTTTCATAACCTCTGGCATATCATGGTTCTTATCGGCTCTTTTTTCATGTATTTGATGGTGTATCATTTAAACCATTCATAA
- a CDS encoding MotA/TolQ/ExbB proton channel family protein, giving the protein MSTLFFQSSGLVFSFEKATLATKLILFFLLGVSSISWTVLLIKLKQIQSAKKQSRKFLRKLKASTKWMGVYFSRENFPGSPHHAVYIAGCKELVNMSAGSFPPAEGFSEKSLLKIKISEKSLKLIQSAIEREIGNQLLLLEEQMILLATAASGAPFIGLLGTVWGVMDAFGELALSGKATLATMAPGVSGSLLSTVMGLVVAIPALFGYNFIVASLKALTIDLENFGTEVLSEIEKRFVVEEPL; this is encoded by the coding sequence ATGAGTACACTTTTTTTCCAATCCTCCGGTTTAGTTTTTTCTTTTGAAAAGGCTACCCTAGCCACCAAGCTTATTCTCTTTTTTCTTCTCGGAGTTTCTTCAATCAGTTGGACCGTTCTATTAATCAAACTCAAACAGATCCAATCAGCGAAAAAACAGAGTAGGAAGTTCTTACGCAAGCTTAAGGCTTCAACGAAATGGATGGGCGTATATTTCAGTAGAGAAAATTTTCCAGGCTCACCCCATCATGCGGTTTATATTGCCGGCTGCAAGGAACTGGTGAACATGTCTGCGGGAAGTTTCCCTCCGGCCGAAGGGTTTTCCGAAAAAAGCCTTCTCAAAATTAAAATTTCAGAAAAATCATTGAAATTAATCCAATCGGCAATCGAAAGAGAAATTGGCAATCAACTCCTTCTTCTTGAAGAGCAGATGATTTTGCTTGCTACCGCGGCAAGCGGAGCTCCTTTCATAGGATTGTTAGGGACTGTTTGGGGAGTAATGGATGCCTTTGGAGAGCTCGCTCTTTCCGGGAAGGCAACCCTGGCGACAATGGCTCCAGGAGTTTCTGGCTCCCTTCTTTCGACGGTCATGGGTCTTGTCGTTGCTATTCCCGCTCTTTTTGGGTATAACTTTATTGTAGCCAGCCTTAAGGCATTAACTATAGACTTGGAAAATTTCGGGACCGAAGTCCTGAGTGAAATAGAAAAGAGATTTGTAGTGGAGGAACCCCTTTAA
- a CDS encoding NUDIX hydrolase yields the protein MEEEYFDIVDDNDRVIGKDTRKNVHFKNLKHRAVHILLQNQKEEIFLQKRSPLKDINPNCWDSSCSGHVLSEEDYDRAAHRELVEELGLEHLERPLIKLFKLPADTKTGNEFIWVYLGFSNGPFNLNPLEIAEGRFYPPSWINWKLAAEPQSFSNAFIVIWNFFRSKKFAGY from the coding sequence ATGGAAGAAGAATATTTTGATATTGTTGATGACAACGACAGGGTTATAGGAAAAGACACCCGAAAAAATGTCCATTTTAAAAATCTCAAACACCGGGCTGTCCATATCCTCTTGCAAAATCAGAAGGAGGAGATCTTTCTCCAAAAAAGGTCCCCCCTGAAAGACATTAATCCCAACTGTTGGGATTCTTCTTGCAGTGGACACGTTCTTTCTGAAGAAGACTACGACAGGGCTGCTCACAGAGAGCTCGTTGAAGAGTTAGGGCTGGAGCACCTAGAGAGACCGTTAATCAAGCTCTTTAAATTACCTGCCGATACAAAAACAGGAAACGAATTTATATGGGTTTACCTGGGTTTTTCAAATGGACCCTTCAATCTTAATCCCTTGGAAATAGCTGAAGGCCGTTTTTATCCTCCCTCTTGGATCAACTGGAAATTAGCCGCCGAGCCACAATCCTTTTCCAATGCCTTTATCGTCATATGGAATTTTTTCAGAAGTAAAAAATTCGCCGGTTATTGA
- a CDS encoding FtsX-like permease family protein, which produces MNKIKGFSLLKIFFHHSLRYFSGHPFLFFLNIFCIALGIANFIAIQLINHSALESFRASIDLVGGKANLEITAENGSFDEEILSRIVKEPYIQVATPVLEQVCMLENHPGEYLDVVGVDFLTNRPIRSFELSSTVNKKEDVLDFLKDPFAVGINKKLAERLGIKTGDFLKLRTPEGWVELRVHSFLELESGAIGSDEHLAVMDIGNAQEVFHMAGQLSRISCLVSRGKDRMETIRSLQEKLPPSVLVQTPEKRNMKVEKMLGSFQLNLTALSLISLFVGMFIIYNTVLVGVVRRRSEIALLRCLGLGPKWIIAACLGESLIIGILGISLGMPAGYLLACKLIGWVSSSLTSLYLLSSIERIFISPYHFALAFGMGIVAVGIASVFPSIEASRIAPVQAFSHATLEEKVHRFGLFWLICVILFVLLALLFSYLSFGRGLSVLSFGAALFILLAFSFVSPLVCKIIVQMARPRNVIFKLILSHFNRSMHRNALTISALLTALAMVISVSVMITSFRHTVNGWLKQSVRADLFVTTAANLASGIHQVLSPSVEEVIAADNRIEAIDRYYEFRSEFRNSPIKISSISFAVAAGRNNLEFRTGNPEKLFREAAGSNRIFINESLSRKFNLKEKDRLSLKTDRGMVDFEILGVFKDFTTEFGLVLVDRQTLNKFWNQKGSHSLALYLKDPGKSAVVKKELDQKLCSMGDYIVYSNEELRNEIFRIFDQTFSITHLLKITSLLISAAGIFFNLLILSSERNYEMAVLRSLGASRRVIYALVLGESGLVGMISSLLGLMAGLILAVVLTYVINRSFFGWTIDWSTPWITLLWLPLTVIVVALCASLIPAHQLCKENISESLRIE; this is translated from the coding sequence ATGAATAAGATAAAGGGCTTTAGCCTTTTGAAAATTTTTTTCCATCATAGCCTTCGTTATTTTTCCGGGCATCCATTCCTTTTCTTTTTGAATATTTTTTGCATCGCCTTGGGAATAGCCAACTTTATCGCCATCCAGTTGATCAATCATTCCGCTTTGGAATCCTTCCGGGCCTCTATAGATCTCGTCGGGGGAAAAGCCAATTTGGAGATTACCGCTGAGAACGGCTCTTTTGACGAGGAGATATTGTCCAGGATCGTTAAAGAACCTTATATCCAGGTGGCCACGCCCGTGCTAGAGCAAGTCTGCATGTTAGAAAATCATCCGGGTGAATACCTTGATGTTGTCGGTGTGGATTTTCTTACCAATCGCCCGATAAGGAGCTTTGAGCTTTCTTCAACTGTCAACAAAAAAGAAGACGTGCTCGATTTTTTGAAAGATCCTTTTGCCGTGGGGATCAACAAGAAATTGGCCGAGCGACTTGGGATAAAAACCGGAGACTTTTTAAAACTGCGTACTCCTGAAGGATGGGTGGAATTAAGGGTACATTCTTTTTTGGAGCTGGAGTCGGGAGCTATCGGTTCTGATGAACACTTGGCGGTCATGGATATCGGTAATGCCCAAGAAGTTTTTCACATGGCCGGCCAATTGTCGAGAATTAGCTGTCTTGTCAGCAGGGGAAAAGACCGGATGGAAACAATCCGATCGCTTCAAGAAAAGTTGCCTCCTTCAGTACTTGTCCAAACCCCAGAAAAAAGGAACATGAAGGTAGAAAAAATGCTCGGATCCTTCCAGCTTAACTTGACCGCTCTTTCTTTAATATCGCTCTTTGTGGGCATGTTTATTATCTATAACACGGTCCTTGTGGGAGTGGTAAGACGCAGATCGGAAATAGCTTTACTGCGTTGTCTTGGTTTAGGACCCAAATGGATTATTGCTGCTTGTCTTGGAGAATCCTTGATCATTGGAATACTGGGCATCTCCTTGGGAATGCCCGCAGGTTATCTGCTAGCTTGTAAACTCATTGGATGGGTTTCATCGAGTTTGACCTCCCTTTACCTCTTGTCGAGTATCGAGAGGATTTTTATTTCCCCTTATCATTTCGCTTTGGCCTTCGGGATGGGCATTGTTGCCGTGGGTATTGCTTCTGTTTTCCCCTCTATTGAAGCATCGAGAATCGCTCCCGTGCAAGCTTTCAGTCATGCTACCCTTGAAGAAAAAGTGCATCGGTTTGGGCTCTTTTGGTTGATTTGTGTCATTCTATTCGTTCTTCTGGCCCTACTCTTCTCCTATTTAAGTTTTGGGAGAGGCTTATCGGTTTTAAGTTTCGGAGCGGCCCTGTTTATCCTCCTTGCCTTTAGCTTTGTCTCTCCCCTTGTTTGTAAAATCATCGTTCAGATGGCCAGGCCTAGAAACGTGATCTTCAAGTTAATCCTTTCCCATTTTAATCGGTCTATGCACCGTAATGCCTTGACTATATCGGCACTACTTACAGCCCTTGCCATGGTCATCAGTGTTTCGGTGATGATCACAAGTTTCCGTCATACGGTCAATGGGTGGTTGAAACAAAGCGTTAGGGCTGACCTTTTTGTAACCACCGCGGCGAATCTTGCAAGCGGAATCCATCAAGTTTTATCCCCTTCCGTCGAGGAAGTAATTGCAGCGGATAACCGAATTGAGGCGATCGATCGGTATTATGAGTTTAGATCGGAATTTAGGAATTCTCCTATAAAAATATCTTCAATTTCATTTGCTGTCGCCGCAGGCAGAAATAATTTAGAGTTTCGAACAGGGAACCCAGAAAAGCTCTTTAGAGAGGCTGCCGGCTCAAACCGCATTTTTATCAATGAAAGCCTTTCGAGAAAATTTAACCTCAAGGAAAAAGATAGGCTCTCGCTTAAAACGGATAGAGGAATGGTTGATTTTGAAATACTGGGAGTTTTTAAGGATTTTACAACGGAATTCGGACTGGTGTTAGTAGATAGGCAAACTTTGAATAAGTTTTGGAATCAAAAAGGCAGCCACAGTCTTGCCCTTTATTTAAAAGATCCGGGCAAGTCGGCAGTTGTTAAAAAAGAATTGGATCAGAAGCTATGCTCTATGGGAGACTACATTGTCTATTCTAACGAAGAGTTAAGGAACGAGATTTTCCGGATTTTTGATCAAACTTTTTCTATTACCCACCTGTTGAAGATTACCAGCCTATTGATTTCCGCCGCAGGAATATTTTTTAACTTGTTGATTCTTTCTTCTGAAAGAAATTATGAAATGGCCGTGTTACGTTCACTGGGAGCATCAAGGAGGGTCATTTATGCCCTTGTATTGGGCGAATCCGGTCTTGTGGGCATGATTTCTTCTTTGCTGGGATTGATGGCGGGTTTAATTCTAGCTGTCGTACTCACTTATGTCATCAACAGATCTTTTTTTGGTTGGACAATCGACTGGTCAACCCCTTGGATAACCCTCCTTTGGCTTCCTTTGACGGTCATCGTGGTTGCCCTCTGTGCCTCTTTGATCCCCGCACACCAGCTCTGCAAGGAAAACATATCTGAAAGCCTGAGAATTGAATAA